One Candidatus Rokuibacteriota bacterium DNA segment encodes these proteins:
- a CDS encoding exodeoxyribonuclease III, with product MKLISWNVNGIRAAWKKGLPEFVAASSPDVLCVQETKIQEDQITPEMKDLSGYRSYWSVAEKKGYSGVATYSKPEPLAVATAFGSPVLDAEGRIVHAEYPDFHLFNVYFPNSGMGPERLAHKLAFYDEFLALTERLRSAGKGIIVCGDVNTAHTEIDLARPKENEKSPGFMLIEREWVSKLVVHGYHDTFRIFVSEPGHYTWWDMRRVGARARNVGWRIDYFFVSEELRGRVKAAGILPHVQGSDHCPITLELA from the coding sequence TTGAAGCTCATCTCCTGGAACGTCAACGGTATCCGCGCGGCCTGGAAGAAGGGGCTGCCCGAGTTCGTCGCCGCTTCGAGCCCCGACGTGCTCTGCGTCCAGGAGACCAAGATCCAGGAGGACCAGATCACGCCGGAGATGAAGGACCTAAGCGGCTATCGATCCTACTGGAGCGTGGCGGAGAAGAAGGGCTATAGCGGCGTGGCGACCTACAGCAAGCCCGAGCCGCTCGCGGTCGCCACGGCCTTCGGCTCGCCGGTCCTCGACGCCGAGGGGCGAATCGTCCACGCCGAGTATCCCGACTTCCACCTCTTCAATGTCTATTTCCCCAACAGCGGCATGGGCCCGGAGCGCCTCGCCCACAAGCTCGCCTTCTACGACGAGTTCCTGGCCCTCACCGAGCGCCTCCGTTCCGCGGGCAAGGGCATCATCGTGTGCGGCGACGTCAACACCGCGCACACCGAGATCGACCTTGCGCGCCCCAAGGAGAACGAGAAGAGCCCGGGCTTCATGCTGATCGAGCGGGAGTGGGTGTCGAAGCTCGTCGTCCACGGTTACCACGACACCTTCCGGATCTTCGTGAGCGAGCCGGGCCACTACACCTGGTGGGACATGCGACGGGTAGGCGCGCGAGCCCGCAACGTCGGCTGGCGCATCGACTACTTCTTCGTCTCCGAAGAGCTGCGCGGCAGGGTCAAGGCCGCCGGGATCCTGCCCCACGTCCAGGGCTCGGACCACTGCCCGATCACGCTGGAGCTCGCGTGA